A region from the Silene latifolia isolate original U9 population chromosome 7, ASM4854445v1, whole genome shotgun sequence genome encodes:
- the LOC141592049 gene encoding ammonium transporter 1 member 2-like: protein MSNAICQASELIPLLGGSANATLVATYLCDRFTTVAYAVDNTYLLFSAYLVFAMQLGFAMLCAGSVRAKNTMNIMLTNVLDAAAGSLSYYLFGFALAFGAPSNGFIGRHFFGLHDIPASNGSGNFDYSFFLYQWAFAIAAAGITSGSIAERTQFVAYLIYSTFLTGFVYPVVSHWFWSVDGWASPTRPVDQLLFGSGAIDFAGSGVVHMVGGIAGLWGALIEGPRIGRFDRSGRSVALRGHSGSLVVLGTFLLWFGWYGFNPGSFLTILKAYGSPGGYYGQWSGIARTAVTTTLAGSTAALTTLFSKRLLVGHWNVIDVCNGLLGGFAAITSGCSVVEPWAAIVCGFVASWVLTGFNKLAELAKYDDPLEAAQLHGGCGAWGLLFTGLFAAKHYVEEVYGTGRPYGLFMGGGGRLLAAQVVQILVIFGWVTATMVPLFYALKKLNLLRISSHDETQGMDLTRHGGFAYAYHDDDDMSNKPESFMMRRVEPSSVSPTLNV, encoded by the coding sequence ATGTCAAACGCTATATGCCAAGCATCGGAGCTAATCCCTTTATTGGGTGGCTCGGCTAACGCGACCTTAGTGGCAACATACTTATGCGACCGTTTTACAACAGTAGCCTATGCCGTTGACAACACCTACCTACTATTCTCAGCGTACCTTGTTTTCGCTATGCAACTTGGTTTCGCAATGCTATGCGCTGGCTCTGTTCGAGCCAAGAATACTATGAATATCATGCTTACTAACGTACTCGACGCAGCTGCAGGCTCACTCTCATACTATCTTTTTGGATTTGCTTTGGCATTCGGCGCCCCTTCTAATGGCTTCATTGGCCGTCATTTCTTCGGTTTGCACGATATCCCGGCTTCTAACGGGTCGGGTAATTTTGATTATAGTTTCTTTTTATATCAGTGGGCTTTTGCTATCGCAGCTGCTGGTATTACCAGCGGCTCCATAGCGGAACGAACCCAGTTTGTGGCGTATTTGATTTACTCCACCTTCTTGACCGGCTTCGTCTACCCGGTCGTTTCACATTGGTTTTGGTCTGTTGATGGGTGGGCTAGCCCGACTCGACCCGTTGATCAGTTGTTATTCGGTTCGGGTGCGATTGACTTTGCAGGGTCGGGTGTGGTCCACATGGTGGGTGGCATAGCAGGTTTATGGGGGGCGCTTATTGAAGGACCCAGGATTGGCCGGTTTGATCGGTCCGGACGGTCTGTGGCTTTGAGGGGTCATAGTGGTTCATTAGTTGTGCTTGGGACTTTCTTGCTTTGGTTCGGATGGTACGGTTTTAACCCCGGTTCTTTTTTGACTATCTTAAAAGCGTATGGTTCACCTGGAGGGTATTATGGTCAATGGAGTGGGATTGCAAGGACAGCTGTTACCACAACATTGGCTGGATCAACTGCAGCGTTGACAACTTTATTTAGCAAGAGATTGTTGGTGGGTCATTGGAATGTAATTGATGTGTGTAATGGACTTTTGGGTGGGTTTGCAGCTATTACTTCGGGTTGCTCAGTTGTTGAGCCTTGGGCTGCTATTGTTTGTGGGTTCGTCGCTTCTTGGGTTTTAACCGGGTTCAACAAATTGGCGGAGCTAGCAAAGTATGATGACCCGCTCGAGGCAGCACAATTACATGGTGGGTGTGGAGCCTGGGGTTTACTATTTACTGGCCTTTTCGCAGCTAAACACTATGTTGAGGAGGTATATGGGACGGGACGGCCTTATGGACTATTCATGGGTGGTGGTGGAAGACTCTTAGCGGCTCAAGTAGTCCAGATACTTGTTATATTTGGGTGGGTCACCGCAACTATGGTCCCACTCTTTTACGCGCTAAAGAAGCTTAACTTGCTAAGGATCTCCAGCCATGATGAGACCCAGGGTATGGATCTTACCCGACATGGTGGGTTTGCTTATGCATaccatgatgatgatgacatgtcGAACAAACCAGAGTCATTCATGATGAGGCGAGTTGAGCCTAGTAGTGTTTCCCCTACTCTAAACGTCTGA
- the LOC141592050 gene encoding histone acetyltransferase type B catalytic subunit-like, which produces MGQKQQLSTDSTTDSKKKRRVNFAATDPGVEVNDCIQIYLVSSKEEAEAGTGHQIDPIDLNQFFGEDGKIYGYQGLKIVVWVSTLSFHAYTDITYESTSDRGKGITDLKAALQDMFAENIVEKKDDFFLTFSTEKQCISSAVSKGEKLQQKTSTDNGDNNIEVIRLVMGDISAGLLYSRVVPLVLLLVDGSNPIDVTDSNWEMYVIVQRSTDQQGDNATKLLGFAASYRFFHYPDSLRLRLSQILVLPPYQQKGYGRRLLELLNHVAVSENVYDLTVEEPVDSLQHIRYYIDVPRLRACNSVKPAVDAVVLSLKEANLSKRTQTSQLLPPLTVVDDVRKSLKINKKQFTQCWEILIYMSLSPADKYMENYRIFITDRVKANVIGKDSGTKEKRVVDIPNGFGESFVMYKSQDNEDSNVNVDEDEKIQEEQLQKLVDERMQEIELIAQKIRAENLG; this is translated from the exons ATGGGTCAAAAACAACAACTTTCCACCGATTCAACCACCGATTCTAAGAAGAAACGCCGTGTTAATTTCGCTGCCACCG ATCCTGGCGTTGAAGTAAATGACTGTATCCAGATTTACCTCG TTTCCAGTAAAGAGGAGGCAGAAGCAGGGACTGGCCATCAGATTGATCCGATTGACTTGAATCAGTTTTTTGGTGAAGATGGCAAAATTTATGGGTACCAAGGCTTGAAG ATTGTTGTATGGGTCAGCACTTTGTCGTTTCATGCTTATACAGACATCACATATGAAAGCACATCTGAT AGAGGGAAAGGCATTACGGACTTGAAAGCTGCCCTTCAG GACATGTTTGCTGAAAATATCGTTGAGAAAAAGGATGATTTCTTTCTGACATTCTCAACAGAGAAGCAGTGCATTAG CTCAGCTGTTTCCAAAGGGGAAAAACTGCAGCAGAAAACCTCTACTGACAACGGTGACAATAACATTGAG GTAATTCGCTTGGTTATGGGTGACATATCAGCTGGGCTTCTTTACAGCAGAGTGGTGCCTCTTGTTCTTCTTCTTGTTGATG GTAGCAATCCTATTGATGTCACAGATTCAAATTGGGAGATGTATGTTATTGTTCAGAGGTCTACTGATCAACAGGGAGACAATGCAACTAAGTTGCTCGGTTTTGCAGCATCTTACCGCTTTTTTCACTATCCGGATAGTTTGAGGCTGCGACTTAGTCAG ATACTTGTACTGCCTCCTTATCAACAAAAAGGATATGGGCGCCGTCTTCTCGAGCTACTCAACCATGTTGCTGTGTCTGAGAATGTCTATGATTTGACAGTTGAGGAACCCGTGGATTCCTTGCAACATATTCGTTACTATATTGATGTCCCCCGCCTTCGTGCGTGCAACTCTGTGAAACCTGCTGTTGATGCTGTAGTATTGAGCCTCAAAGAAGCTAATTTGTCAAAAAGAACACAAACCTCCCAGCTCCTTCCCCCGTTAACAGTTGTTGATGATGTCAGAAAGAGTCTGAAGATCAATAAAAAACAATTTACTCAGTGCTGGGAGATTCTCATATATATGTCCCTCTCGCCTGCTGACAAATACATGGAGAACTACCGAATCTTCATCACAGACAGAGTGAAGGCCAATGTTATTGGGAAAGATTCTGGGACAAAAGAAAAGCGAGTAGTTGACATCCCTAATGGTTTTGGAGAATCGTTTGTAATGTACAAGTCTCAAGACAATGAAGATAGTAATGTCAATGTAGATGAAGACGAGAAGATTCAAGAGGAGCAACTGCAGAAACTAGTTGATGAAAGGATGCAAGAGATTGAATTGATTGCTCAAAAGATTCGTGCTGAGAATCTTGGATAA